Below is a genomic region from Euzebya sp..
ACCAGGACGTAGCCGCCGGCCCGCTCGGCCAGCGCCTGCACCGCGGCTTCGTCCAGATCCGACCGGTAGGTGATCCAGACCGCGCCGTGCTCGAGGGAGTGAACGGCGTTCTCCTCCCCGATGGGTTCGGGGTAGAAGCCGCAGTTCTGCCACACCGGCGAATGGTCCCCACCCGCTGGCGGCACGGTGTCATAGACGACGTCTCCTTCCACGTGCCCGCGGCTGTCGACGGTGATGTCGGTGATCCCCTGCGGCGGGTCGACCGGGAGGACGTCACGAACCGCGCTGAACAGGAGGACCGCGAGTGCGCCGCCGCCGAAGACGATCAACAGCGCCCAGCGGAGCAACCGAACGCGGTTCTCTCGCCGTCGGACATCCCGCTCCCGAGCGATCCGGTCTTGGCGCCGTGCCTTCTGTCGCTGCCGCTTGGACAGCATCACACCATCTGGCTCATCCACGTATGACACCTCCGACTTCGGTCGATGGGGGGCATGCATCCGCGGATGCTACGACACCATCGTAGTAGTGGCACCCGGCGCCATCCCGGCGAACAGGTTCGGTCCAAGGACTGACAGACAGTCGTCGAACGTCAGCCCACCGCGGAGCTCCGGGCCGGTTCAACGTCGCAGTCGCAGCCGACGCCGATCACGTGAACTTTGGACCGCGGTGCTACGACGCGATAGTAGTAGTGCGGGCAGCGCTGTGCGGTCGATGGGTTGCCGGGTCATCCGGCGCGACAGGGAGAGGAGACGTAGTGGCAGAGACGCCTCGTGGGGACGTCCCGACTCCGTGGCGAAGTGATGGTCCCGCTGCGGACGCCGTGGCGGCGACGATCCGTTCACCTCGTGATCCTCGCCCTCATCGCGGTCGGCTGCACTTCGGCGCGCGGTGATGTGTCGGAGTTGGTGTTCGAGGACGTCCGCAGCCCGGTGGCGGCCTCTGCCGCCGCTGCGGCGGTGTACCTCGACGTCTTCAACAACAGCTCAGCCGACCAGGTCCTGACCGGTGCCAGCACCACGGCTGCGAGGCAGGTCCAGGTGCATTAGACCACAATCGATCCAGACGGTCGCGTGGCGATGGACGAGTTGCCCAGCTTGACCATCCCTGCCGGGGACTCGATCTCCTTCGGTCCGGGGGATGTCCACCTGATGCTGATCGAGGTGACACCCGTGGAGGTCGGCGGGACGATCGACGTGACCCTGGAGTTCGGTGAGGACACCCGCACTGTGACGGCGTCGGTCATCGATCCCACCGATGCGCGCAAGCGACCGTCAGTGCTCTCCCTCGACCAGCCGGGGTCATCGTGACCGTCCGGTGTCTGCTCTCGCCTGTCGTGACGGCGCTGCCCACTCCCACGCACAGCAGGATGCCGGGGCGCCGATCTTCGTCAACAAGCCCCCGATGCGATGGTCGGCGCCGATGTCATACCCCCACGACCGTCAGGTGATCGCCGACGCGGCGTACCTGCACGAGTCGATCACCGAACCGCACGCTGCCGTCGCGGACGACAGCACTGGAGGGAGATAGGCGTGGATGCCGTCGTGGCACAGGGCATGTCGGACATCGGGCAACAAGCTCAG
It encodes:
- a CDS encoding DUF3105 domain-containing protein, translating into MDEPDGVMLSKRQRQKARRQDRIARERDVRRRENRVRLLRWALLIVFGGGALAVLLFSAVRDVLPVDPPQGITDITVDSRGHVEGDVVYDTVPPAGGDHSPVWQNCGFYPEPIGEENAVHSLEHGAVWITYRSDLDEAAVQALAERAGGYVLVSPRDDLPSPIVASAWGKQLQLDDADDPVLEDFIRAFQQGPQTPEPGAVCTRGVGEPT
- a CDS encoding copper chaperone PCu(A)C, whose amino-acid sequence is MDPDGRVAMDELPSLTIPAGDSISFGPGDVHLMLIEVTPVEVGGTIDVTLEFGEDTRTVTASVIDPTDARKRPSVLSLDQPGSS